One Tachysurus fulvidraco isolate hzauxx_2018 chromosome 2, HZAU_PFXX_2.0, whole genome shotgun sequence DNA segment encodes these proteins:
- the LOC113651212 gene encoding serine-rich adhesin for platelets-like isoform X13, with translation MATKTETFEGWPTVLLPFGLSTLLKNMSRDVMIEQPENIACFLADYMSELLLYRNQNPTMDLNEVIILFQNRREEIMNISSEVTAGEVRDIGKESETSSTNLPSTSQEAAHLSVDRSQSSKLSVTSPEDVLGVNLLEETPLVEAAHLSVDRSQSSEVSVTSPEDVLGIKLLEETPLVEAAHLSVDRSQSSEVSVTSPVDVLGVELLEETPLVEEAAHLSVDRSQSIEVSVTSPEDVLGIKLLEETPLVEEAAHLSVDRSQSSEVSVTSPEDVLGVELLEETPLVEVKPQPMPLRKPMKRLAATLKRAAIQMKLSRSDGETTNQAKLVKSSSLQDSGVLMSSEVTYKSDTTQQEAFLDKVKDRPNKHQPLTKPMRKLGAALKRAAIQMKHLMIDGENTEQVKYSPGLAKVSSQQDCVLISYEVTDKSFIMQQEASLEKEVAKMTSEESQVGIDEIQSSEVSVSTLESVSDVDLLQDTQLVEAKHLPMPPLIPKGRSAAASKRAAIQMKRSRSDGEIIDQVKYSTGLAKASSLKDCVLMSSEVTDKSVTMQQEASLEKEVAKMTSEESAVGVEEIQSSEVSVSTLESVSDVDLLLDTQLVEEFAKMTIEESEVGVDEIQSSEVSVTTAESVSVVDLPQDTPLVEAKHLPMPPLIPKGRSAAASKRAAIEMKRSRSDGETAGKMKYSTGLAKASSLQDCVLMSSEVTDKSVTMQQEASLEKEVAKMTSEESQVGIDEIQSSEVSVSTLESVSDVDLLQDAQLVEEVAKMTSEESQVGVEEIQSSEVSVSTLESVSDVDLLQDTQLVEEVVKMTSEESKVGIDEIQSSEVSVTTPESVSDVDLLQDTPLVKAKHLPMPPLIPKGRSAAASKRAAIQMKRSMSDGEIIDQVKYSTGLAKVSSLQDCVLISYEVTDKSVTMQQEASLEKEVAKMTSEESQVGIDEIQSSEVSVTTAESASDVDLLQDTPLVEEVAEMTSEESEVGVDEIQSSEVSVTTLESVSDVELLQKTPLVEVIQLSSGESSNGFDRTQSSEVSVATPENDSDVVFIQETPLDEGIKTETTRTVPSEKLSSSSSSSSSSSSSSSSSSSSLSTSSSLSSASYSERPSSSESVSDDNRTAKELLLGIKTRKLSSHSSSRSSKTSASSTSQKPCRLLPKRQKIGKESFQSRAAGVTVKSIGTSTEDIKLPQLPSSCKRPQRKPGPISSEEQKLPQIGTKSQKARPSQGISISPASSKREKENLNKTWTLYHLPHREEEGTLSTTILSQPQYQDGAKIQAIGPGYIILTECPTTGSPTDEDNLVIKPPPLQRKHT, from the exons ATGGCCACTAAAACTGAAACTTTCGAGGGATGGCCAACGGTGTTACTGCCGTTTGGTCTCTCAACGTTGCTGAAGAACATGAGCAGAGACGTTATGATCGAACAACCTGAAAACATCGCCTGCTTCTTGGCTGATTATATGTCTGAGCTGCTCCTGTACAGAAATC AAAACCCAACAATGGACCTGAATGAAGTCATAATTCTATTTCAAAATAGGAGAG AAGAGATCATGAATATATCATCTGAAGTGACAGCTGGTGAAGTTAGAGATATCGGAAAGGAAAGTGAGACGTCTTCCACAAACCTCCCCTCAACCAGTCAAG aAGCTGCTCATCTGAGTGTAGATAGAAGTCAGTCGAGTAAACTTAGCGTCACGTCACCTGAAGATGTTTTAGGTGTCAATCTCCTAGAGGAAACACCGCTTGTTGAAG CTGCTCATCTGAGTGTAGATAGAAGTCAGTCGAGTGAAGTTAGCGTCACGTCACCTGAAGATGTTTTAGGCATCAAGCTCCTAGAGGAAACACCGCTTGTTGAAG CTGCTCATCTGAGTGTAGATAGAAGTCAGTCGAGTGAAGTTAGCGTCACGTCACCTGTAGATGTTTTAGGTGTCGAGCTCCTAGAGGAAACACCGCTTGTTGAAG aAGCTGCTCATCTGAGTGTAGATAGAAGTCAGTCGATTGAAGTTAGCGTCACGTCACCTGAAGATGTTTTAGGTATCAAGCTCCTAGAGGAAACACCGCTTGTTGAAG aAGCTGCTCATCTGAGTGTAGATAGAAGTCAGTCGAGTGAAGTTAGCGTCACGTCACCTGAAGATGTTTTAGGTGTCGAGCTCCTAGAGGAAACACCGCTTGTTGAAG TTAAACCTCAACCTATGCCACTACGTAAACCTATGAAAAGATTAGCAGCAACTTTAAAAAGAGCTGCTATACAAATGAAACTTTCAAGGAGCGATGGTGAAACCACTAATCAAGCGAAACTGGTAAAGTCATCATCTCTACAGGATAGTGGTGTTTTGATGTCCTCTGAAGTGACGTATAAAtctgacacaacacaacaggaaGCTTTCCTGGACAAAG TTAAAGATCGACCTAACAAACATCAGCCACTAACTAAACCTATGAGAAAATTAGGAGCAGCTTTAAAAAGAGCTGCTATACAGATGAAACATTTAATGATTGATGGTGAAAACACTGAACAAGTGAAATACTCTCCTGGACTGGCAAAGGTGTCATCTCAACAGGATTGTGTTTTGATCTCCTATGAGGTGACTGATAAATCTTTCATAATGCAACAGGAAGCTTCACTAGAGAAAG AAGTTGCTAAAATGACCAGTGAAGAATCCCAAGTTGGTATAGATGAAATTCAGTCCAGTGAAGTCAGTGTCTCAACACTTGAAAGCGTTTCAGATGTCGATCTCCTACAGGATACACAACTGGTCGAAG CTAAACATCTACCTATGCCACCACTAATACCTAAGGGAAGATcagcagcagcttcaaaaaGAGCTGCTATACAGATGAAACGTTCAAGGAGTGATGGTGAAATCATTGACCAAGTGAAATACTCTACTGGACTGGCAAAGGCGTCATCTCTTAAGGATTGTGTTCTGATGTCCAGTGAGGTGACTGATAAATCTGTCACAATGCAACAGGAAGCTTCACTAGAGAAAG AAGTTGCTAAAATGACCAGTGAAGAATCCGCAGTTGGTGTAGAGGAAATTCAGTCCAGTGAAGTCAGTGTCTCAACACTTGAAAGCGTTTCAGATGTCGATCTCCTACTAGATACACAACTGGTCGAAG AATTTGCTAAAATGACCATTGAAGAATCCGAAGTTGGTGTAGATGAAATTCAGTCCAGTGAAGTCAGTGTCACGACAGCTGAAAGTGTTTCAGTTGTCGATCTCCCACAGGATACACCACTGGTCGAAG CTAAACATCTACCTATGCCACCACTAATACCTAAGGGAAGATcagcagcagcttcaaaaaGAGCTGCTATAGAGATGAAACGTTCAAGGAGTGATGGTGAAACCGCTGGCAAAATGAAATACTCTACTGGACTGGCAAAGGCGTCATCTCTTCAGGATTGTGTTCTGATGTCCAGTGAGGTGACTGATAAATCTGTGACAATGCAACAGGAAGCTTCACTAGAGAAAG AAGTTGCTAAAATGACCAGTGAAGAATCCCAAGTTGGTATAGATGAAATTCAGTCCAGTGAAGTCAGTGTCTCAACACTTGAAAGCGTTTCAGATGTCGATCTCCTACAGGATGCACAACTGGTCGAAG AAGTTGCTAAAATGACCAGTGAAGAATCCCAAGTTGGTGTAGAGGAAATTCAGTCCAGTGAAGTCAGTGTCTCAACACTTGAAAGTGTTTCAGATGTCGATCTCCTACAGGATACACAACTGGTCGAAG AAGTTGTGAAAATGACCAGTGAAGAATCCAAAGTTGGTATAGATGAAATTCAGTCCAGTGAAGTCAGTGTCACGACACCTGAAAGTGTTTCAGATGTTGATCTCCTACAGGATACACCACTGGTCAAAG CTAAACATCTACCTATGCCACCACTAATACCTAAGGGAAGATcagcagcagcttcaaaaaGAGCTGCTATACAGATGAAACGTTCAATGAGTGATGGTGAAATCATTGACCAAGTGAAATACTCTACTGGACTGGCAAAGGTGTCATCTCTCCAGGATTGTGTTTTGATCTCCTATGAGGTGACTGATAAATCTGTCACAATGCAACAGGAAGCTTCACTAGAGAAAG AAGTTGCTAAAATGACCAGTGAAGAATCCCAAGTTGGTATAGATGAAATTCAGTCCAGTGAAGTCAGTGTCACGACAGCTGAAAGCGCTTCAGATGTCGATCTCCTACAGGATACACCACTGGTCGAAG AAGTTGCTGAAATGACCAGTGAAGAATCTGAAGTTGGTGTAGATGAAATTCAGTCCAGTGAAGTCAGTGTCACAACACTTGAAAGCGTTTCAGATGTCGAGCTCCTACAGAAAACACCACTGGTCGAAG TGATTCAACTAAGCAGTGGCGAATCCTCAAATGGGTTTGACAGAACTCAATCCAGTGAAGTCAGTGTCGCAACACCTGAAAATGATTCTGATGTTGTGTTCATACAGGAAACACCTCTGGATGAAG GCATTAAGACTGAAACAACAAGGACAGTGCCTTCAGAGAaactgtcatcatcatcatcatcatcatcatcatcatcatcatcatcatcatcatcatcatcatcattatccacatcatcatcattatcatcagcaTCTTATTCAG AACGCCCTTCCTCTTCAGAGTCTGTCTCAGATGATAACAGAACAG CAAAAGAACTACTCCTgggaataaaaacaaggaaactGTCATCACATTCAAGCAGCAGGTCTTCTAAGACATCAGCATCCTCTACATCTCAAAAGCCATGCCGTTTGCTCCCCAAAAGACAGAAAATAGGAAAAGAATCATTTCAAAGTAGGGCAGCAGGTGTAACTGTAAAATCAATAGGAACGTCAACGGAGGATATAAAATTGCCTCAACTACCATCATCATGCAAAAGGCCACAAAGAAAACCAGGACCAATATCATCTGAGGAACAAAAACTTCCTCAAATTg GTACTAAATCCCAAAAAGCAAGACCAAGCCAGGGTATTAGTATCAGCCCAGCATCTTcgaagagagaaaaggaaaacctAAACAAGACGTGGACATTATACCATCTTCCACATAGGGAAGAAGAGGGAACATTGTCTACCACAATCCTCTCACAGCCACAATACCAAGATGGGGCAAAAATCCAGGCCATCGGACCTGGCTACATTATACTGACAGAATGTCCGACCACCGGATCACCAACTGACGAAGACAATTTGGTGATCAAACCACCTCCTCTTCAACGTAAACATACTTAA
- the LOC113651212 gene encoding serine-rich adhesin for platelets-like isoform X27: MATKTETFEGWPTVLLPFGLSTLLKNMSRDVMIEQPENIACFLADYMSELLLYRNQNPTMDLNEVIILFQNRREEIMNISSEVTAGEVRDIGKESETSSTNLPSTSQEAAHLSVDRSQSSKLSVTSPEDVLGVNLLEETPLVEEAAHLSVDRSQSSEVSVTSPEDVLGIKLLEETPLVEEAAHLSVDRSQSSEVSVTSPVDVLGVELLEETPLVEEAAHLSVDRSQSIEVSVTSPEDVLGIKLLEETPLVEEAAHLSVDRSQSSEVSVTSPEDVLGVELLEETPLVEVKPQPMPLRKPMKRLAATLKRAAIQMKLSRSDGETTNQAKLVKSSSLQDSGVLMSSEVTYKSDTTQQEAFLDKVKDRPNKHQPLTKPMRKLGAALKRAAIQMKHLMIDGENTEQVKYSPGLAKVSSQQDCVLISYEVTDKSFIMQQEASLEKEVAKMTSEESAVGVEEIQSSEVSVSTLESVSDVDLLLDTQLVEEFAKMTIEESEVGVDEIQSSEVSVTTAESVSVVDLPQDTPLVEAKHLPMPPLIPKGRSAAASKRAAIEMKRSRSDGETAGKMKYSTGLAKASSLQDCVLMSSEVTDKSVTMQQEASLEKEVAKMTSEESQVGIDEIQSSEVSVSTLESVSDVDLLQDAQLVEEVAKMTSEESQVGVEEIQSSEVSVSTLESVSDVDLLQDTQLVEEVVKMTSEESKVGIDEIQSSEVSVTTPESVSDVDLLQDTPLVKAKHLPMPPLIPKGRSAAASKRAAIQMKRSMSDGEIIDQVKYSTGLAKVSSLQDCVLISYEVTDKSVTMQQEASLEKEVAKMTSEESQVGIDEIQSSEVSVTTAESASDVDLLQDTPLVEEVAEMTSEESEVGVDEIQSSEVSVTTLESVSDVELLQKTPLVEVIQLSSGESSNGFDRTQSSEVSVATPENDSDVVFIQETPLDEGIKTETTRTVPSEKLSSSSSSSSSSSSSSSSSSSSLSTSSSLSSASYSERPSSSESVSDDNRTAKELLLGIKTRKLSSHSSSRSSKTSASSTSQKPCRLLPKRQKIGKESFQSRAAGVTVKSIGTSTEDIKLPQLPSSCKRPQRKPGPISSEEQKLPQIGTKSQKARPSQGISISPASSKREKENLNKTWTLYHLPHREEEGTLSTTILSQPQYQDGAKIQAIGPGYIILTECPTTGSPTDEDNLVIKPPPLQRKHT, from the exons ATGGCCACTAAAACTGAAACTTTCGAGGGATGGCCAACGGTGTTACTGCCGTTTGGTCTCTCAACGTTGCTGAAGAACATGAGCAGAGACGTTATGATCGAACAACCTGAAAACATCGCCTGCTTCTTGGCTGATTATATGTCTGAGCTGCTCCTGTACAGAAATC AAAACCCAACAATGGACCTGAATGAAGTCATAATTCTATTTCAAAATAGGAGAG AAGAGATCATGAATATATCATCTGAAGTGACAGCTGGTGAAGTTAGAGATATCGGAAAGGAAAGTGAGACGTCTTCCACAAACCTCCCCTCAACCAGTCAAG aAGCTGCTCATCTGAGTGTAGATAGAAGTCAGTCGAGTAAACTTAGCGTCACGTCACCTGAAGATGTTTTAGGTGTCAATCTCCTAGAGGAAACACCGCTTGTTGAAG aAGCTGCTCATCTGAGTGTAGATAGAAGTCAGTCGAGTGAAGTTAGCGTCACGTCACCTGAAGATGTTTTAGGCATCAAGCTCCTAGAGGAAACACCGCTTGTTGAAG aAGCTGCTCATCTGAGTGTAGATAGAAGTCAGTCGAGTGAAGTTAGCGTCACGTCACCTGTAGATGTTTTAGGTGTCGAGCTCCTAGAGGAAACACCGCTTGTTGAAG aAGCTGCTCATCTGAGTGTAGATAGAAGTCAGTCGATTGAAGTTAGCGTCACGTCACCTGAAGATGTTTTAGGTATCAAGCTCCTAGAGGAAACACCGCTTGTTGAAG aAGCTGCTCATCTGAGTGTAGATAGAAGTCAGTCGAGTGAAGTTAGCGTCACGTCACCTGAAGATGTTTTAGGTGTCGAGCTCCTAGAGGAAACACCGCTTGTTGAAG TTAAACCTCAACCTATGCCACTACGTAAACCTATGAAAAGATTAGCAGCAACTTTAAAAAGAGCTGCTATACAAATGAAACTTTCAAGGAGCGATGGTGAAACCACTAATCAAGCGAAACTGGTAAAGTCATCATCTCTACAGGATAGTGGTGTTTTGATGTCCTCTGAAGTGACGTATAAAtctgacacaacacaacaggaaGCTTTCCTGGACAAAG TTAAAGATCGACCTAACAAACATCAGCCACTAACTAAACCTATGAGAAAATTAGGAGCAGCTTTAAAAAGAGCTGCTATACAGATGAAACATTTAATGATTGATGGTGAAAACACTGAACAAGTGAAATACTCTCCTGGACTGGCAAAGGTGTCATCTCAACAGGATTGTGTTTTGATCTCCTATGAGGTGACTGATAAATCTTTCATAATGCAACAGGAAGCTTCACTAGAGAAAG AAGTTGCTAAAATGACCAGTGAAGAATCCGCAGTTGGTGTAGAGGAAATTCAGTCCAGTGAAGTCAGTGTCTCAACACTTGAAAGCGTTTCAGATGTCGATCTCCTACTAGATACACAACTGGTCGAAG AATTTGCTAAAATGACCATTGAAGAATCCGAAGTTGGTGTAGATGAAATTCAGTCCAGTGAAGTCAGTGTCACGACAGCTGAAAGTGTTTCAGTTGTCGATCTCCCACAGGATACACCACTGGTCGAAG CTAAACATCTACCTATGCCACCACTAATACCTAAGGGAAGATcagcagcagcttcaaaaaGAGCTGCTATAGAGATGAAACGTTCAAGGAGTGATGGTGAAACCGCTGGCAAAATGAAATACTCTACTGGACTGGCAAAGGCGTCATCTCTTCAGGATTGTGTTCTGATGTCCAGTGAGGTGACTGATAAATCTGTGACAATGCAACAGGAAGCTTCACTAGAGAAAG AAGTTGCTAAAATGACCAGTGAAGAATCCCAAGTTGGTATAGATGAAATTCAGTCCAGTGAAGTCAGTGTCTCAACACTTGAAAGCGTTTCAGATGTCGATCTCCTACAGGATGCACAACTGGTCGAAG AAGTTGCTAAAATGACCAGTGAAGAATCCCAAGTTGGTGTAGAGGAAATTCAGTCCAGTGAAGTCAGTGTCTCAACACTTGAAAGTGTTTCAGATGTCGATCTCCTACAGGATACACAACTGGTCGAAG AAGTTGTGAAAATGACCAGTGAAGAATCCAAAGTTGGTATAGATGAAATTCAGTCCAGTGAAGTCAGTGTCACGACACCTGAAAGTGTTTCAGATGTTGATCTCCTACAGGATACACCACTGGTCAAAG CTAAACATCTACCTATGCCACCACTAATACCTAAGGGAAGATcagcagcagcttcaaaaaGAGCTGCTATACAGATGAAACGTTCAATGAGTGATGGTGAAATCATTGACCAAGTGAAATACTCTACTGGACTGGCAAAGGTGTCATCTCTCCAGGATTGTGTTTTGATCTCCTATGAGGTGACTGATAAATCTGTCACAATGCAACAGGAAGCTTCACTAGAGAAAG AAGTTGCTAAAATGACCAGTGAAGAATCCCAAGTTGGTATAGATGAAATTCAGTCCAGTGAAGTCAGTGTCACGACAGCTGAAAGCGCTTCAGATGTCGATCTCCTACAGGATACACCACTGGTCGAAG AAGTTGCTGAAATGACCAGTGAAGAATCTGAAGTTGGTGTAGATGAAATTCAGTCCAGTGAAGTCAGTGTCACAACACTTGAAAGCGTTTCAGATGTCGAGCTCCTACAGAAAACACCACTGGTCGAAG TGATTCAACTAAGCAGTGGCGAATCCTCAAATGGGTTTGACAGAACTCAATCCAGTGAAGTCAGTGTCGCAACACCTGAAAATGATTCTGATGTTGTGTTCATACAGGAAACACCTCTGGATGAAG GCATTAAGACTGAAACAACAAGGACAGTGCCTTCAGAGAaactgtcatcatcatcatcatcatcatcatcatcatcatcatcatcatcatcatcatcatcatcattatccacatcatcatcattatcatcagcaTCTTATTCAG AACGCCCTTCCTCTTCAGAGTCTGTCTCAGATGATAACAGAACAG CAAAAGAACTACTCCTgggaataaaaacaaggaaactGTCATCACATTCAAGCAGCAGGTCTTCTAAGACATCAGCATCCTCTACATCTCAAAAGCCATGCCGTTTGCTCCCCAAAAGACAGAAAATAGGAAAAGAATCATTTCAAAGTAGGGCAGCAGGTGTAACTGTAAAATCAATAGGAACGTCAACGGAGGATATAAAATTGCCTCAACTACCATCATCATGCAAAAGGCCACAAAGAAAACCAGGACCAATATCATCTGAGGAACAAAAACTTCCTCAAATTg GTACTAAATCCCAAAAAGCAAGACCAAGCCAGGGTATTAGTATCAGCCCAGCATCTTcgaagagagaaaaggaaaacctAAACAAGACGTGGACATTATACCATCTTCCACATAGGGAAGAAGAGGGAACATTGTCTACCACAATCCTCTCACAGCCACAATACCAAGATGGGGCAAAAATCCAGGCCATCGGACCTGGCTACATTATACTGACAGAATGTCCGACCACCGGATCACCAACTGACGAAGACAATTTGGTGATCAAACCACCTCCTCTTCAACGTAAACATACTTAA